The Rhodamnia argentea isolate NSW1041297 chromosome 10, ASM2092103v1, whole genome shotgun sequence sequence TCAGACCAATCCAGCTGATCATTCTTCAAATAAACTAGAATAGCATATGATGTAGGTTCTAGATATTGTCTCTTGGAAGTTTAGGAGCCAGAGGGAATTGGTGCAATGAGGTAATGAAAAGCTGTGTTCAGatttaacttaaatttttgGGTTACAATGACACCTGATGGAAGTCATAACATTTGATCAATTTCCTTTGCTAGACAATAAGTAAATCTGATTGTACTTGGATATTTCGTGTCTTAATTACAGTGTTCAAGAGCAGCATCAAAAATTTTGACTTTACTTTCCTCTTTTTATTCAGGCCACCCTTAAAATATTggacttctttttttggttgaaaaaaaaatgtcccttTCTCCAGTCCATTACTTTGGTCTGACATATTGGACTTTTAGCTTGCAGCTTCTACAAATATTTTTGCCCCTTTCTCCACTCAGTCCATTACTTTGGTCGACTTATTTATAGCTCTCTCTGCTCcttctaaatttgatttttggcatATGAATCAGGAAAAGTGGCATATGATAACTATTTCAGTGAAAAACATGACTCCAAAGAGCattgaaatatttaaattaatatcAATTTTTGTCAGTTGTACCCGCCAAAAGATTGGCTAGTGAAGTCATCCTTGCCTTCTAAATTTAATCCCAGCATCATCCGTGCAGTACTAGAGAGGCTTTCTTCAAGAAACTTCCGGTAAGTTCGTCTCAACCTGCATTTGCTGAAGTGCGTATATTAGATATATCCTTTCTTCTTATTGGCATCTTAGAGAAAGAGGTTACAGCAGTCCTCagtgattttttgtttctgaaaataTACCATAGCTACTAGAAAGAATTGTGAATGTAACAAATACATCAACACTGTAGATTTGCTGATATGCTAtggaattttcatcatttatttactTCCATATTTATGAAAGTTACTGATGTCAGGAAAGGGGTAAAATGCTTATTTTACTCACTGAGCGAAATAGGATTGCATTGTCAATCCATTTTATATCTTCCTAAACTTCCCTCTTGATGAATGCATTTCTCAAAAGAGTTACTTTTGATCGTCATGACTATCTGAAATACTTGCATTAGCCTAATTACATTCATATGCTCGAGCTTCGAGAACTTTCATCACATTCTTTCATGTGACCAACAGAATTTTTTGGGTGTCAAAGAACTTTGAAGGGGAAACTAACATGGTTGAGCCATGGTATGCAACTGCATATTGTGTAGATAAACTTAATGACTCAACAATACAGGTATCGAAAGACGGGGTCCTCACAGACCTTAACTGTTTGTTAGTGTAATAGTCACTTTCCAAAGAATGCCTTTTGATGTTCGCTTTTGATTCTTTATGGATATCAGGAGTGGATGCAGCATGCTCCGAGTGAACATCTCCGTTTGCCAGTGGCTAATCAGTTTATTGCCACTGACTTGTCCCTCAAGAAGACTGATAAGGTGGTCTGATCAATCTTAGGTCCATTTGGTGTGCTTTATAACTAATCTACTGTCTTGATGTTCGTAACATTGGATCAGGTCATGTATCCAGTTTTGTTGAGGAAAACAAGCTTTTCGACGTTATGGTACAAGCCTGATACGGCGTTCTCTGTTCCTAAGGCTACTGTACATCTTAAATTCAACTGCCCTTATGCTTGCAACTCTCCTCATGCTGAACTTCTTGCAAGAATTTTTAAGCATTTAGTATTTGATTACTTGAATGAATATGGTAAGGCTTTGATGGTTTTTAAGCATTAAGTGGTCGTACAATCATTTATGATGTTTCTTTTGATGGAAACCAGCAATGCCTGGAAAAACAATTGTAGCTAAAGATGTCTCTCAGGTCATAACATGTCTTCAAAGCACTTGCAGATGCTTCAAAAACCGATGCATAATAATATTTCTCGAATCTTGTCCTTAAAGatctctttaaatttttttttttctattgtatTCAGCGTATTATGCTGAGCTTGCTGGACTATATTATGGAATATGCCGGACAGATGATGGATTTGAGGTATGTATCTCTTGCTAAAGTTAAATTTGATACGCAGCTCATACTGCGTAGGAGAATAAAGACAGATGAGTATTAGGGATAGATGAGCATCTTTGTGCAAAAATAAAGACAGATGAGTATCTGGAGTGTAGGCGCAATATGTGCCCAATTTCCTGTATTTAAGTATTGCGCCATAAGTACTTCAGATATGTTAGAAATAAGGAGCAcagttttcttttataattgcgTCAATTTCTTATCTGCCACCTCATTTTGTCATTCGTGATTGCCCGTCAAACTAGTTTAATTTTCTATCAATAACTGCTGATTCCTGGTTAGTTTTAACACATTCATCAACTGAGGAAAGAGTGATATGATATACTATACCTGCATCAACCTATAGATTTTTTGCTTGTGGCCTGGTTAGTCATTCATTTTGCTGTTCCATACCAGCATATAGATACTTTATCTTGCTGAAAGAGTGATATGATATACTATACCTGCATCAACCTATAGATTTTTTGCTTGTGGCTTGGTTAGTCATTCATTTTGCTGTCCCATACCAGCATATAGATACTTTATCTTGCTGCAAGAGGCTCCAGTCTACTACCCCCAAGCTTTCTTGAATGTGTAATAAATTGACCATGTGATTTGCCTGCATGGGTGACAGAATTAGCTTCTTTTATGTAGGCTGAGGGTTCTCGCCGAATGAAAAGAATGCGCATATCTGTCTGTGTATATGTGTATTTTATGTTATACTTATTGGGCGTTGCTTTGATGTAGAAATATATAATTTCCATTTTCACATCGTCATTTCTTCAGTAATTGGGGTTCTCCTCCATATATAACATGCTcactcttttttcttattttcttaagCTGAATGTCAGTGGCTATAATCATAAGTTGCGGGTATTACTGGATACCGTCCTGAAAGCAATGGCAGATTTTACAGTGAAGCCAGAAAGATTTTCTGTGATCAAGGTATTAGTTCCTGTCTGtcaatataaagagcatttatgacccattgtcaagcaatgtgggataaTACTTCAACACCCCCACTCACGTGCAAACCGAATTACCACGCACATTTGCGAAAGAGATAACActagctttgataccatgttagaaagtctaacccaaaaacttaaactaatagTTGGAGGAAAACTACATGAATATGAAGAGTATTtaggacccgttgtcaagcaatgtggcACAATACTTCAACAGTTTATTATTTGAATATCTCAACAACCCCGCATGATAGGGTACACTTTGACCAAAGACTGAAGCATGGAAATTGACTACAATTGGGGGAGCTCAAGAAAGATTTGTCAGGATCTGTCATGATACCATGTTGAAATTGCAGTACCATGTGAGTTCAAGCGATTAGATGGAGACATTAAAACTTTTAAGATTCTAACAAGTTTGATCTATTGAAATAGTCTAAGCAATATTGATcatatttttgcctttttcataCTCTCAAAGTGCATCTTGGCACAAAGGTGCTGTAAACTTGACAATGCATGTTCTCATGGAGATCAAATAGCACGGCGACTACCAATTTATTGTTAACTCTGGtcaaattttctcaagaagCTTCGACGACATTAAGCAGAAATGCAGTCATTTTGCGGAATAATGTTTTTATCTGGTCATATTCAATATCCAATGAGGAAATCTCTTTGTACATGACTAAGTCGTGCAAGCGGGAAGGTTCCAAATACACTTAGCTGATTCAAGGAATGCATCTTAAGAAGGGCCACCACTAGAGCAGTAGTTTCCAGATTGGTTCTGTTGTGCTTTGACAGTAAAAACTTCATAAAGTCAAGGTTCTTGAGCTATCTGCTGGCTCCACCAATTTCTATTAAGACTCATCTTTTATTGTCTTCCAGGAGAAGTTGACAAAAAGTTATCAGAATTTCAAGTTTGATGAGCCAAGGTTTCATGCCTCATATTATCGCTCTTTAATATTAAATGACCATTCGTGGCCTTGGGAGGAAGATCTAGAAATACTTGAGACTCTTAAGCCTAAAGACCTTTCTGGGTTTGCACCTACAATGCTCTCGAGAGCATTCTTAGAGTGTTACATAGCAGGTTCAGTATTTTTAGAAGTCATCCCTTTCTTTTGTTATTTAACTCTCATATTTGAATCTTGTtgtacttttattttgttctcatcTCTCTAGGGAATATAGAGCGCAATGAAGCAGAGTCAATTGTTCATCATATTGAAGATGTTTTCTTTAATGGTACTTATCCTATAAGCAAGCCAGCGCTGCCATCCCAGCTCATGACAAGCAGACTCGTCACGCTTGACGAGGGTGCAAGTTACGTCTACTCAACTGAAGGCCTAAACCCTAATGATGAGAATTCTGCATTGATTCACTATATTCAGGTAGTTTTACTCAACTATattaatgaaaagaacaacTTTCTGCCCGCATAACTTTGTCATGAAATCTTTTGGCCCGTCGTTTGCCTGAATACTTGTTCAAGATGGCTCCAGGTTCCTTTAGATGAGCTAAATTGGCCTAGGCCACCTTTGACCTGTTAGTATGTTTCTCTGGGCATGTGAGGCTGTATTTTGCTTATAATTTTGGCTTAAAATCCATCTGGTGAAGCATCTTAAAGAATGTTTTTAAAGTCGGACTGGACTAAAGTTCAGCAGAGAGATTGGGGTAGGTTCATCCATTAGAATTGCGCATTGTTAGTTTCGTTGGAATAAATGTTTCCGCAAGCGGAAGCCTAGAGGGAACATTTCCAAACCTTTAAGTCAGCTACATCTTAATCTTTCCCAGACCCAAGTCCCTAGGTTGAGAGACTGGTTGGCAAATCAACACCAGTCGAACCCCATGGTTTTGAGTGAGACAGTCCCAACAACCGAGACAGCGTTGGACTTGGAACTGTCCTAGTTAAAAAACCATGCTCTTTGTATCCTAGCCACATGGTGGTACAAATTTTTCGTGCATGGTTTGGCAGCTGTAAGCAGTAAAATCCAAAAGCCATGTCTGCTACCTGATCAATCAAGGCTTTACAACTTCAAGAAGTAGTTCAACAGAACAGATTTTTCGTGTATATTTTGATAGCTACAAACAGTAAACTtcctattttccctttttgttatCTGCACCAAAttgtaagaaagaaagaaagaaagaaggcaaGAAAGCATGGTTAACCCCCttgggatggtagatttctGACGCACCAGCTCACTTTCAGAGATTATAGGCTCATGCAGTAGCAATGACGAAAAGTTCATCACATTACAGGCATTAAAAATCACAGAGTAACTCATTTTGGTAGGTCTACTGAGTCATTTTCCCTATATATTTGTTTACAATGCCCATGGATAAATGCAGATCCATCAAGATGACATTATTTTGAACGTACGACTTCAGCTTTTGGCTTTTATAGCAAGGCATGAAGCCTTCCACCAACTTAGAACGGTTGAGCAACTTGGTTATGTCTGTTCGCTCACACATCGGTAAAACCATTtaatttctcctttcttctccCCAAAAGTGTACTTTGCTAATTATTTGAAGTGCTTCTTCATGCAGTTATGACCTTGGTGTGCACGGTCTGCAGTTCACTGTTCAGTCTGCTGTGAAGGTACTTCACAAAGTTCTCTGTGTTTCAACTGCCTCGTTACCTTATCCCTTCATTTTCTTAATCTTAACAGTGTCCAAAATACATTGACACGAGAGTCCAGAGCTTTCTCAAGTCTTTTGAAAGTAAACTTTCCGAGATGAGTAAGGTCGAATTCGAGGTGAGTTGCTTCTCCTATGTTCCTTGATGAAAATCATGTCAGCTTTCAAATGATATTTAAACGACTACATCTAAATCTGTGGAATTTCCAAATTAACATCTCACCTGCTGTTCACAGAGCCATTTAAATGCACTAATTGAATCAAAGATGGAGAAGGACAAGAATTTGTGGGAAGAATGTGAGCGTCACTGGGAAGAGATAACTGACAGAACTTTCTTATTTGATCGAGTCGAAACTGAGGTGCAGGATACTATCATTGATCTCGATCTCTATCTTGATCTCTCAACACTATCTTTTATCTGCTGTTGGCTCTTCTGCTTGATCTCTTTTTACAGAACTATAGTTATCTGTATATGATTAGCAGTATGTTCTTTCCCTCCTCCCAGCCAAAACTGCATAATCTCTCTTAATAAAGCTGGACATGCACAGCAACTCACAAAAATTTCACTTCATCTGCATCGGACCAGGTCGCAGCATTAAGGGAGCTGACAAAACAAGAATTGATAGCTTTCTTCCACGAGCACATAAGAATTGGAGCGCCCAAGAGGAAGGTGCTCAGTGTACGAGTTTATGGGAGCAAGCATTCTTCAGATCTCGAAGCGGATAAAAATGAAGCAGTTGGACCAAACACAGTACTAATAGATGACATTTTCAGCTTCAGGGCATCGCAACCCCTTTATGGTTCACCTAGAAGAGGGTACGAACTGATGGAAGTTCACAGCAGTTCTAAATAAGCTAGAATTGAGAGTTTTGACAAATATACGCCTGAAACATTTCTCCAAACTCAATACTATCGCACTGCACTTGCCCTGTGGCATTTGTACCTTATAGCGTTTAGTGTTTGTGTGTACATGACTAATGCATCCCTTGGGATACAATAGATAGCCGAATCCAAGACCGGGTGGTTTCTCCGGCTCAATGCTCCTGATTCAGTGAGCAAAACTGCTGGTACTGGATTTAAGGTGTTATGCATATCGGGATCTATACCATTGACAGTTTCATAGCAAAACAATCTCATAAACTATGAGAAAATTTTCGGATGAATGTCCTACTTGCTAATACTCCATATACAAGCATACTTGCTCTGCAGTGAACTGCTACCTCTTCTCATAATGAAGTACCAGGAACTGTTCTCTCATGGAGTTATTACCATTAGCCGCTGGATCGCTAAACATAAATTCTCGACTGTGTATCGAGGGATTGGCCCCTCAGCACCTTAAGATAACTATCTGATTCATGTAGAGGACGACGACTACCAAGAGGCTGCATGACCTCGAAGCTTGGAAGAATGCTAGCAGAAGGCCGTGAACTGATGGGAGATCGCCTAGACTCACTGTACGTAATGCGATGATTGATGGGGTCGCGGTATCCTGTGTTATTGTTCCATTGTACTCCATGGTCAGTTTGTGGATGCTGTAGAGCAAAATCTAGACTCAATTTAGACCATTGCGCTTGTTTTTTCACTCTTGTTTTCTGGGAACATTTAAAAGCACAGCACCACAGCGCTTGGTGACGACGATCATCGATTTGGACCTTGTCAAAACGTTAGACAAGAGACTGATCAAGATCAAACATCTATGAGCTGGTCGAGAAAAAACGAAACTTGGAACAGAGTTCATTCATTCAAAGACTTTTCATCACCGCTTCATGAATTGCACCGAGCAAGGACCAAATTGAAACAATTGTATGAAGACACAATCCGTGTCCGAAAGAATATGCTAGAAGAAATTGAAATAGCTCGATCTTTGGCTCCATGTCTTTCCTATAAACACTCGACATCTCCCAAAATTGCGGAGTCTAATCTCTTCCTCACACGACCCAAGAAACAATGAATTCCGTAGAGTCGATTCTGAGCCTGTGGTCCAGACGAGGGCCGTCGctcgcgccgccgccgccgctcaaGTGGAAGTcacgggtggtggtggtggtggtcctcGGCATGGTTGGCGGGAGGATGGTAGTACAAACGTGCGGTTTGTGGGCAGTGGGAGTGGAACCTTGCAGCCAGTCTCACCCCTAGGTCCAGCAATTCCGCGTACTTcgacatttttctctctctctctctctctctctctctctcaatgctTCTCGTCCCCGTTGCCGTTCTtgatctagagagagaaagagatgcagagagagagattttctgTTCCTgggagaaaaaggaaggagctTTAGGGCTTATATACACCATTACAAGCCACCGCGTTGTCCGTTTCCACTTTTGTgaaccttcctctctctttcccttcagAGAACTTTTTGCGTTGATAATTGACTTGTTGGTCCAATACTTTGGTGTTAATATATTTCCCACCCCCTTCTGGCATTGGTTTTTTCTGTTTAgtccttttctttccccttttttggtgGTTCTTATTTAAGCTTTGGACATTGAAGGGAAACTTCTTTTTCCACTTTTCTAGTTGCATGTATTGAAGCTGGATTAAGGAC is a genomic window containing:
- the LOC115731771 gene encoding insulin-degrading enzyme-like 1, peroxisomal isoform X1; this encodes MGKTMGDRGIIKARNDKREYRRVVLENSLEALLVSDPDTDKCAASMDVGVGHFSDPPGIEGLAHFLEHMLFYASEKYPEEDSFDKYTSQHGGGTNALTGSDHTNYHFVANADCFEEALDRFSQFFVKPLMLSDAVKREIKAVDSEFQKNFLSDSWRIGQLWSHLSMEAHPYHKFGTGNRQTLEVQPKAKGIDIRQELIKFYEENYSANLMHLVVYGKVSLDKIQDLVVQKFNAISNNNRSRLHISGDPCSWEHLQVLVRAVPICDDHTLQVQWPIPCSIHHYKEVPCGFLTHLIGHEGEGSLFHALKRLGWATSLSAYESFVDSNSSFFNVFIEMTDAGNEHMQDIVGLLFKYIGIIHQFGICEWIYNEIAAVSKTMFHNQDKISPMSYVVSIASHMKLYPPKDWLVKSSLPSKFNPSIIRAVLERLSSRNFRIFWVSKNFEGETNMVEPWYATAYCVDKLNDSTIQEWMQHAPSEHLRLPVANQFIATDLSLKKTDKVMYPVLLRKTSFSTLWYKPDTAFSVPKATVHLKFNCPYACNSPHAELLARIFKHLVFDYLNEYAYYAELAGLYYGICRTDDGFELNVSGYNHKLRVLLDTVLKAMADFTVKPERFSVIKEKLTKSYQNFKFDEPRFHASYYRSLILNDHSWPWEEDLEILETLKPKDLSGFAPTMLSRAFLECYIAGNIERNEAESIVHHIEDVFFNGTYPISKPALPSQLMTSRLVTLDEGASYVYSTEGLNPNDENSALIHYIQIHQDDIILNVRLQLLAFIARHEAFHQLRTVEQLGYVCSLTHRYDLGVHGLQFTVQSAVKCPKYIDTRVQSFLKSFESKLSEMSKVEFESHLNALIESKMEKDKNLWEECERHWEEITDRTFLFDRVETEVAALRELTKQELIAFFHEHIRIGAPKRKVLSVRVYGSKHSSDLEADKNEAVGPNTVLIDDIFSFRASQPLYGSPRRGYELMEVHSSSK
- the LOC115731771 gene encoding insulin-degrading enzyme-like 1, peroxisomal isoform X2, whose protein sequence is MAVGREEVEIVKPRSDKREYRRIVLENSLEVLLIGDPETDKCAASMDVGVGHFSDPPGIEGLAHFLEHMLFYASEKYPEEDSFDKYTSQHGGGTNALTGSDHTNYHFVANADCFEEALDRFSQFFVKPLMLSDAVKREIKAVDSEFQKNFLSDSWRIGQLWSHLSMEAHPYHKFGTGNRQTLEVQPKAKGIDIRQELIKFYEENYSANLMHLVVYGKVSLDKIQDLVVQKFNAISNNNRSRLHISGDPCSWEHLQVLVRAVPICDDHTLQVQWPIPCSIHHYKEVPCGFLTHLIGHEGEGSLFHALKRLGWATSLSAYESFVDSNSSFFNVFIEMTDAGNEHMQDIVGLLFKYIGIIHQFGICEWIYNEIAAVSKTMFHNQDKISPMSYVVSIASHMKLYPPKDWLVKSSLPSKFNPSIIRAVLERLSSRNFRIFWVSKNFEGETNMVEPWYATAYCVDKLNDSTIQEWMQHAPSEHLRLPVANQFIATDLSLKKTDKVMYPVLLRKTSFSTLWYKPDTAFSVPKATVHLKFNCPYACNSPHAELLARIFKHLVFDYLNEYAYYAELAGLYYGICRTDDGFELNVSGYNHKLRVLLDTVLKAMADFTVKPERFSVIKEKLTKSYQNFKFDEPRFHASYYRSLILNDHSWPWEEDLEILETLKPKDLSGFAPTMLSRAFLECYIAGNIERNEAESIVHHIEDVFFNGTYPISKPALPSQLMTSRLVTLDEGASYVYSTEGLNPNDENSALIHYIQIHQDDIILNVRLQLLAFIARHEAFHQLRTVEQLGYVCSLTHRYDLGVHGLQFTVQSAVKCPKYIDTRVQSFLKSFESKLSEMSKVEFESHLNALIESKMEKDKNLWEECERHWEEITDRTFLFDRVETEVAALRELTKQELIAFFHEHIRIGAPKRKVLSVRVYGSKHSSDLEADKNEAVGPNTVLIDDIFSFRASQPLYGSPRRGYELMEVHSSSK
- the LOC115731771 gene encoding insulin-degrading enzyme-like 1, peroxisomal isoform X3, whose protein sequence is MGKTMGDRGIIKARNDKREYRRVVLENSLEALLVSDPDTDKCAASMDVGVGHFSDPPGIEGLAHFLEHMLFYASEKYPEEDSFDKYTSQHGGGTNALTGSDHTNYHFVANADCFEEALDRFSQFFVKPLMLSDAVKREIKAVDSEFQKNFLSDSWRIGQLWSHLSMEAHPYHKFGTGNRQTLEVQPKAKGIDIRQELIKFYEENYSANLMHLVVYGKVSLDKIQDLVVQKFNAISNNNRSRLHISGDPCSWEHLQVLVRAVPICDDHTLQVQWPIPCSIHHYKEVPCGFLTHLIGHEGEGSLFHALKRLGWATSLSAYESFVDSNSSFFNVFIEMTDAGNEHMQDIVGLLFKYIGIIHQFGICEWIYNEIAAVSKTMFHNQDKISPMSYVVSIASHMKLYPPKDWLVKSSLPSKFNPSIIRAVLERLSSRNFRIFWVSKNFEGETNMVEPWYATAYCVDKLNDSTIQEWMQHAPSEHLRLPVANQFIATDLSLKKTDKVMYPVLLRKTSFSTLWYKPDTAFSVPKATVHLKFNCPYACNSPHAELLARIFKHLVFDYLNEYAYYAELAGLYYGICRTDDGFELNVSGYNHKLRVLLDTVLKAMADFTVKPERFSVIKEKLTKSYQNFKFDEPRFHASYYRSLILNDHSWPWEEDLEILETLKPKDLSGFAPTMLSRAFLECYIAERNEAESIVHHIEDVFFNGTYPISKPALPSQLMTSRLVTLDEGASYVYSTEGLNPNDENSALIHYIQIHQDDIILNVRLQLLAFIARHEAFHQLRTVEQLGYVCSLTHRYDLGVHGLQFTVQSAVKCPKYIDTRVQSFLKSFESKLSEMSKVEFESHLNALIESKMEKDKNLWEECERHWEEITDRTFLFDRVETEVAALRELTKQELIAFFHEHIRIGAPKRKVLSVRVYGSKHSSDLEADKNEAVGPNTVLIDDIFSFRASQPLYGSPRRGYELMEVHSSSK
- the LOC115731771 gene encoding insulin-degrading enzyme-like 1, peroxisomal isoform X4, translated to MLSDAVKREIKAVDSEFQKNFLSDSWRIGQLWSHLSMEAHPYHKFGTGNRQTLEVQPKAKGIDIRQELIKFYEENYSANLMHLVVYGKVSLDKIQDLVVQKFNAISNNNRSRLHISGDPCSWEHLQVLVRAVPICDDHTLQVQWPIPCSIHHYKEVPCGFLTHLIGHEGEGSLFHALKRLGWATSLSAYESFVDSNSSFFNVFIEMTDAGNEHMQDIVGLLFKYIGIIHQFGICEWIYNEIAAVSKTMFHNQDKISPMSYVVSIASHMKLYPPKDWLVKSSLPSKFNPSIIRAVLERLSSRNFRIFWVSKNFEGETNMVEPWYATAYCVDKLNDSTIQEWMQHAPSEHLRLPVANQFIATDLSLKKTDKVMYPVLLRKTSFSTLWYKPDTAFSVPKATVHLKFNCPYACNSPHAELLARIFKHLVFDYLNEYAYYAELAGLYYGICRTDDGFELNVSGYNHKLRVLLDTVLKAMADFTVKPERFSVIKEKLTKSYQNFKFDEPRFHASYYRSLILNDHSWPWEEDLEILETLKPKDLSGFAPTMLSRAFLECYIAGNIERNEAESIVHHIEDVFFNGTYPISKPALPSQLMTSRLVTLDEGASYVYSTEGLNPNDENSALIHYIQIHQDDIILNVRLQLLAFIARHEAFHQLRTVEQLGYVCSLTHRYDLGVHGLQFTVQSAVKCPKYIDTRVQSFLKSFESKLSEMSKVEFESHLNALIESKMEKDKNLWEECERHWEEITDRTFLFDRVETEVAALRELTKQELIAFFHEHIRIGAPKRKVLSVRVYGSKHSSDLEADKNEAVGPNTVLIDDIFSFRASQPLYGSPRRGYELMEVHSSSK